A genomic region of Micromonospora sp. NBRC 110009 contains the following coding sequences:
- a CDS encoding GNAT family N-acetyltransferase, producing MPIESHVASFVELDARTFHDLLRLRIDVFVVEQACPYPELDGRDVEPGTRHLWLTRDGAVVAYLRILADPDGVDRIGRVVVAPAARGGGLAGRLMTEALALVGDRPCVLEAQTHLVDFYAGHGFAISGPGYVEDGIPHTPMSRAGRPPA from the coding sequence ATGCCCATCGAGTCGCACGTCGCGAGCTTCGTCGAGCTGGACGCCCGCACCTTTCACGACCTGCTCCGGCTGCGCATCGACGTGTTCGTCGTGGAGCAGGCGTGCCCGTACCCCGAGCTGGACGGCCGGGACGTGGAGCCCGGCACCCGGCACCTGTGGCTGACCCGGGACGGCGCGGTGGTGGCGTACCTGCGCATCCTGGCCGACCCGGACGGAGTGGACCGGATCGGCCGGGTCGTGGTCGCGCCGGCCGCCCGCGGCGGCGGCCTGGCCGGCCGGCTGATGACCGAGGCCCTGGCCCTGGTCGGCGACCGGCCGTGCGTGCTGGAGGCGCAGACCCACCTGGTCGACTTCTACGCCGGCCACGGCTTCGCGATCAGCGGCCCCGGCTACGTCGAGGACGGCATCCCGCACACCCCGATGAGCCGCGCCGGGCGGCCGCCGGCCTGA